GATGGCCAGATAAACCGCTTGAGGAAAAGCCTGGCCGCTCCATAAAACCTAGAGGATAGTAGGCTGGTGGAGCAATAGGCTTGTAAAGAAGTCATAATGGCTATAACGTGAACAGTCTAATGTAGAAAGGAGTGTGAAATGCGGTCTATTATGGCGTTCATCTTATTGGGCTTAATTGTTGCTCAGCCAGCTTGTAGCGGTGAGTTTGAATTGCTTTATCAATCTGACACAGCAAAAGTTGTTAGAGATAAAAGTTATGGCACGAACATTGGGATCTTTGCAACGAAAAGGGGAGTGGTGATCATTGACCCCACAGCTGAAGATACGAATTTGCCAAAGCTCAATGATTTGATACAGAATAGCTTTCAGACCGAGAAAAAATACCTGCTAAATACGCATAGTCATTCGGATCACACAGGTGGTAACGCTTTTTTTCAACAGCAAGGTTTTACACTTATTGAGAGCCCGCAAGGGTTAAAGGAGCTTGGGGTGATAAAGCATACTCAAGCAGTTTCACATACCGCCAATGACAACATCTTCTTTCATCCTACGAGCAATATTTTGTTTACCGGAGACATTTACACCACAAACTGGCATCCAACATTTTATGCTGGGGGCTTAACGGGTTTTAATGAAGCGGTAGACTTACTTTTATCGATTGGCGATCAAAATACGTTGATTGTGCCAGGTCATGGCAAGCCCACAACGAAACGTGAACTCGAACAACATAGAATTCAAACATTCGCTTTGGTTGAGCGGGTTAAGATTTTGAATCAGGCGGGTAAGTCGGTTGAGCAAATAAAGAGCGATGCTAAGATCAAGCGCTTATTAGCACAGTTTAATCTTGAAGGAAGACAACCTTTTCTTCCAGAGCGGGCGCTTACCCGCTTTATTGAGCGCACTATTACCGTGTTAGGGCAAGCTAACAAAGCTTAATAAAACTGCTAAAAGGCTAAGGCTGATATGCAAACAAAAAGTGGAAAAATAGCATTATATTTTCTGTTGGCCATCCTTGTGGTAATAAGTTGGTTGCCAGAGTTTAATACCGCCATGATGGCCTTTATTGATGATGCGCTACTGCAGTCTTCGCTCGTCTATGCTTTGGCACGTACGGTAAATGGCGCTATTTCTTTGCTGCAATCTGCTGAGGTTGGGATTGGTGTTGCAAGCATTCAGCCTGCGCAGCTACTCGACCCTATCAATGATTTAGCCGAATACATTTCTGATGTGATGCAACTAGCCATTGGATCTTTGTTTATTCAACGTATTCTCTACACTATTTCCACTCACATATTATTCAGTGTTGCTTTCACCGTCACCGTAATTGGATATTTCGTATGCTGCTATTTAGGGCTTTGGCAAACGGTTAGAACTAAAATATTAGCCACGATGCTACTGATCCGTTTTGTGGTTCCCTTTGTAATTCTATCGACGGGTCTCACTAGCCAACTCTTACTGGACCAAGAAATAAATAAACAAAGTGAAGTGGTGTCGAGCAGTGTTGACCTCTTTCAATCTCAAGCAACAAAGACCAGCACGCAAAGTGCAAAAATAAAGGCCCAAATCACCAGCCAAAAGCAAAGCCATAGTGAGCAAATAGCGCTATTGACGAAACAACAGATCCATCTTCATGGTGAAGCGACCGAGCTACATGCTGAAATTACCGCGCTGGAGCGTGATATTGAAGCGGCTCAAGCGAACCGAAGTTTATCCGAGTGGCTAACATTTACCAAAAGCGAAGAGGCAAAGCCACTGGTTGAAAAGCAACAGCGATTAGCCAGCGATAAAACAAAACTCGATACTCAAATTGCGCTTATCAATAGAGAAAAAGATCAACATCAGCAAGCAATCGAAAAACTCAATGAGCAGCTACAAGGTAGCAATGAGGGGACGCTAAGCCGAGCAATTAAAGCGGTTTCTAGTGGTATTAACGATATGCTCGACGCTGCGGAGTCACTCTTTATAGACTTCTTAAACGTGGTATCGCTTTTGGTACTGAAGTTAGTATTGATGCCGCTGTTATTTTTCTATTTGGCGAGCAAAACCTTTAAAGCGATTTGGCGAATTAAATGGGCTATCTAAACCAGTTGTTCTTTGCTGAGTGGCAGGTTTCCCATAACTGATATTACACAGTCCCAAGTTAGGGAAGTTTCATAAAGGTTGATTATCTTAACTTGATAAAAGTCAATAGGTTAAATTTGGCCTGAATATCGTATTACCGTATAAAAATAATAACATGGTAATTCGATGGATATTCACACAAGCCTTGCTAAAACGGCTAAAAAGCCATTTCGTCGGTGGTGGCTGTCAACAACCCTTATTTTGCTCGCTGCAATGGGCGTATGGATTGTGCCTCACGACCAGCAAATAGATGCTGAAAAGCTTAAATTTGCCACCGTTCAATCCGGATCGATACAATTTAGTGTTAAAGGCTATGGCCGGTTACGCTCAAAGATCAGTAGAGAGATCACGACCGCATTTGCAGCGCAAGTTGAAACCGTACTGCATCTTCCAGGCAGCAGGGTAGAGCCAGACACCGTTATTTTACAGTTAACCAATCCTGAGTTAACTCAGCAACTCCACCGAGAAAGACTAGTACTCGCTAGGCAAAAAGCTAATGTTGAAGCGTTAAGGCTAAGCCAAGAAAGTGAGCGACTAGTATTGAAAGGACAAAATACCCTACTCAGCAGTGAGCTTGAAAATGCCAAATTGCGAGAGCAGGCTGAGCGCCAATTAGTTACTCAAGGCATAGTTTCAAGCTTAGATCATCAGCGCTCAATCTTAACTGTTGCTCAGTTAAGCGAGCGAGTAAAGCTCGCTCAGCAGCAACTTAGCCAAACCAGTGCATTACACAAGCAAAGAATTGAGATTGAGCTAGAACTATTAAAAGAATATGAGCTGAGCTATCAGGTCGCGCTTCAGGCGGTGGAGCAATTACAAGTCACTGCGGGGATCAGCGGCATGTTGCAGCAAGTACATGCCAGTCAAGGTCAAGCAATTACACGCGGGCAGGCGCTAGCTGTGGTGGGCAGTGAGCGGACTTTGGTAGCCGACTTACTGGTGCCAGAGCGAGAAGCAAGCGAGATTATCTTAGGTCAACGAGCGGTAGTAGACACCTTTGTTGGTAAGGTTGAGGCTAAGGTCAGCCGCATTGTGCCCATCGTACAAGACGGGCGTATTGCGATAGAGCTGGCATTACTTGGGGAGCTGCCAAGCAATGCTCGCCCACTTTTGACTGTTGAAGGGCAAATTTTTACAGCAAAAAAGACCGTCGCACTTTCACTTATTAAGCCACCGCGTGCAACTCCACAATCTCAGAGTCAATTATTTGTTTTAGATAAACAAAACAACATGCTTATCAAAAAAAGTTTCAAGTTTGGTAAACTAGCCGGCAATGCCATAGAAGTACTCGAAGGCGGTGTATCCGGTGAGCGAGTGGTGGTGTCAGAAATGTCTGACTACCAGCACCTAGAAAAAATAACAATTAAATCACTCAATCGGTAAAGGAAGAACAAATGGACAAGACAATTTTGGCATTACATCAAGTGAGCAAAGTGTTCTTTGGCGAGGATGTTGAAACTCACGCAATTAGTAACATTAACCTTGAAATTAAACAGGGCGATTACGTTGCGATAACCGGCCCGTCAGGATCGGGAAAATCCACTCTATTGAGCATTCTTGGACTATTAGATGAAATCACTTCAGGCAGCTATCGCATCCAAGATATAGAAACCAGTACGCTAGACGCAGACACGCAAGCAGAGCTGCGTAATTTGCATATCGGTTTTGTCTTTCAGTCATTTAATCTACTGGATGGGTTAACGGTATTTGATAATGTGGTTTTACCGCTTCAGTATCGAGAGCCTGCGCTTGCGACTGACGAAATTGAGCGCCGTGTGATGGGGGCACTTAAGCAAGTTGAAATGTCCCACCGAGCAAAACATAAACCAAACCAACTATCTGGTGGCCAGCAGCAGCGAGTGGCTATTGCGCGTGCGCTTGCAGGCGAGCCAAGTATCTTACTAGTCGATGAACCAACAGGAAACCTCGACTCTAAAAATGGTGATGCGGTAATGGCCTTGCTGGGGGAGTTGAATAGGCAAGGCACAACCATTTGCATGGTGACGCACGATATTCGCTATGCAGGTTATGCCAAGCGGCAAATTCAGCTTTTAGATGGTGTACAGGTTTCATCAAGCGTTGCAAAACGCGATATTTGTACTGCGGAGGTGGTGTAATGGGGTTTTTACAACTTCGGCGTCAACTAGGGCTGGCAATCAAAAGTTTGCTTCAGGTGCCGAATTTTTGTATCACGTTAGTACTGACGTTGGCACTCGCGTTAAGCTGCTTTTTTGTCGCATTGAGTCTGTTTAGTGGCTTTTTTATTAAGCCGCTTGAGATTGAAAATGAATCACGATTTGTGGTGGTAGAACAAAAAAACGTATACCAAGACAGAGCGTCTGAAGGGCTGCAAAGCTTTCAAAACATGCTGAACTGGTATCAGGCCCCCTCCATGTATGAAAAACGAGCTTTGATCAGTAGCTTTTCCGATGTGGTTGAAAATCTAGCTGGCAAACCAAAGCTTACGCTGACTTTTGCAAGTTCGGATTATTTTAGTATGGTGAAAATGCCGCTAGCACTGGGGCGATACCTAACGCCGACGAAAAGCATTAGCCAGAAAAATCCAGAGGTCATTATTTCCTATAAACTTTGGCAACAATACTTCAATGGTGATGACAGTGTGCTTGGCGAGAGTCTGCGGATTGTTGGCAGACTGTACACCATCGTCGGTGTTGCTGCACGTACGCATGTTGATCCTTACTTTTTAAGTGAAGGAAATGGGGCACTGTGGCTTAGTTTCTCTGAAGATGAGCGATTTTTTGGTGATCAGCGCGGCGAGTATCATCCTTGGAGTAGCAGACTAAACAACTTGAAGTTACTGGCGATATTACCAGCCAATAGTGGTCAGGATATCCTCGCAGAGCAGCTATATCAAAATGTTCAACTGCACCAAAGCGAATGGAAATCGGCTGACGAAGCGTTACTTGATATTGAACCTATAGTACGTTCGTACCGAGAGGTAGAGCTGGCGGGACATGACAAGCTTGCCATTATCGTGTTGTTGAGTGTGTCATGCTTGGTACTCATCGCAATTTTTAATGTAAGTAATTTGTTTATCTCTCGAGCTCACACCATCCAGCAGCAACTGGCCTTACAAGCTATGCTCGGTGCAAAGCGTAAGCTGTTGTTTCGTGGAATCTTACTAGAAGCGCTGTTATTGGTGTCAAGCGCTGTGCTGGTGGGGTTATTTATCGCCGCGTGGGAGCTGAGGTTAGTTAAATCGCTCACCAGTGGTTATTTGCCGCTGATTGACACTTTAACCTTAGATACCACAGTGCTGCTCAGTGCTATCCTAACCGTACTGTTATTAGCTTTATTGTTTGCGTTTGTAACCTCACGCATGATTGATTTTAGCCAACTTAAACAAAGCATGCAGTCGTCTGGTAAAGGCAGCGTAAAAGCGGTACGCATAGCGACGACAAAAACACTGGTTGCGGTACAGCTGTTTTTTACCACAGTGCTGGTGCTTGGGGCGACCTTAGTGCTATGTAAAAGCGCCGATACCTTGCTTAGACCGCTCGGAACAAAGTTGGACAATATGTATAGCGTGATGTTACATATTCCCGCAGATCCCACTCCATTTCCCGCGCGTTACGCCAATATTGAAGGGTTCAAACTCGCGCTAACTAACATTCCGGGCGTGTTAGGCGTCGCCCATGGAGAAAGTCCATTACAAAGCGATGTCTCTGTGGTTGCTATGCAGGATATGGCGGGTGAATGGACACCGAGCATGGTTAGAGGTAACGTTGGGCCGGATTATTTTGCATTAACAGGGCTTGAGCTCGTTGCCGGACGCACTTTTAGCGAAGCTGCAATTCGAGGCGAAAAGGAAGAGGCTATTGTCTCTTTGGCTGCGGCACAGGCGTTAAAGCCGGGCGGTGATGTGATTGGTGCAACGTATTTTATTTTTAACCCAGATGTACCTGCTGAAATAGTCGGTATCTCAAAAAACTTCAATCACCCTAAACGTCACCATGAGCTTCAAGGTAAAACGGTTTGGCTACCCGCGCTGCCTTTGGGTTATCCATTTATGATAGAAATGGAACCGGGAGCATCACTTACTCGCGCTCAGATCCAAAATGCCATCAGCACCGTGAATGGTCAGGCGGGAATATGGCGTTTTTCAAACTTAAAAAAGACATATCAGAGCATTACCTATTTGGAGCGCCTGACTTTACTGCTAAGCTTTGCGCTTTGTGGTTTTTGTTTGTTGTTATCTGGGGTGGGCATTTACGGCGTGCTTAACTACAGCTTTCAACAAAGACGCTACGAGTTTGGAATGCGAATGGCACTTGGTGCCAAAAGACACCGTTTATATCGGTTGTTATTGTCAGATACCATCGCGCCCATGCTCGTGGCGATGTTGGCTGCCATTATGGTCGTTGCGGGATTTTATATGAGTATTTCGTCAGATTGGTTGTTGGCAAAATCCAGCTGGCTACTTGTGGTGATTGTTACCATGTTGGCTTTTGCGTTAGCCACGGCGATTTACCCAATGAAACAGTTAATAAATTCGACACCAATGCGTGCATTAAAACATTAAAGTTTGGGCGTAAGCCCAAATAAAATATAAGTAGGAAGTGATGACGCCAGTTTTAATCATCGACGACAACCCTGACGTGCGAATGTCAGCCACCATAGTGCTACAAAGTCATGGTTTTATGAGTCTTGAAGCCGCACACCCAGATGAAGCCAAAGCTATGTTATCAGAGCAGCCCGTTGCGCTTATTTTGCTTGATATGAACTTCAATAGAGATACAACCTCAGGAAAAGAAGGGCTGCAATTTCTTAGTTGGTTGAGACAAACGCAAATAAGTGTGCCTGTGGTTGTAATTACCGCGTGGGCCAAGGTTGAACTTGCGGTCCAAGCAATGCAGTTGGGCGCATGTGACCTCATTGAAAAACCTTGGCAAAACCAGCGACTGCTGAACACCGTTAGACGCTACACCAAAAGTGCTGAAGCGCTATCGTCAGCACATGAACTACACGCAGGCAATAACGCGACCTCTCAGTTATTTCAGCAAGCTCAGCGCGTTGCAAAAACCAATGCCAACGTGCTTATTTTGGGAGAAAATGGCTGCGGAAAAAGTCAGTTGGCTAAATATATTCATGATAATAGCGGTCGCTCTGAGCACGCTTTTGTGAGCGTGAATATGGCCGCTATTCCAACGGAATTATTTGAAAGTGAGTTATTTGGTCATCGCAAAGGTGCATTCACCGATGCAAAGGCAAACCGCACTGGGCGGTTTGAAATGGCTGAAAATGGCACTTTGTTTTTAGATGAAATCGGCAGCTTGCCGCTGCCACTTCAGGGCAAGCTATTACGCGTGCTTGAAACGGGTGAATATGAAGTCGTGGGAGATTCTGAGACGCGCCGCAGTAACGCGCGGATCGTTTCTGCTACTAATACGGATTTGTCAGAAGCGATTAACGCCGGGCAGTTTCGTCAGGACTTATTCTATCGCTTAAATACGGTGGTGCTAAAGGTACCGCCACTCAGAGCGAGATTAGCAGAGCTCCCAAGCTTAGCAGCCCATTTTTTAGCAAAACACACCCAGCGCCATGGTAATGATACCGGACGGGAACGCACGCTAACTACTGCGGCGCTAAACAAATTATTGAGTTACAGCTGGCCTGGCAATATTCGTGAGCTATCTCATGTCATTGAACGAGCAGTGATCTTAGGACTTCAGCCTGAGATAACTGCGGATGATATTGAGCTTGAGGAAGGTGTACCAGAGCAAGAGATCCCACTTTTGAGCCTTGAAGAAGCCGAAAAACGCATGATTGCAAGAGCGATCCGCCATTTCGGTGGCAATGTAGTGGCCGCTGGAGAGTTTTTGGGCTTGAGTAAATCTGCAATTTATCGACGCCTAGAAAAGCATGATATTAGCCCAAAGGCAGAGCTTGATGGCTAAGCTGGCATCACTTGAGCACAAGTTACTGGTGGGCTTTGCGATACCTATAATTACACTTGCTATGCTCGCGCTTGGGATGATCTGCTATTTTGAGCTTACGCTGTTAAGTGCAATCACTTTGTTGCTCGGTGTGATGATCCCCTCTGTATTCGCACTGAGTTATGGCTATCAAGTAGTAATGCAGGTACTTGAAAATCTGGCTGTTCAGTTGGACGGTGTGACCAACGAAGAGTTTGGTGTATGGCAGTTAGCACAATACCGTAAGGGCCGGGTTGAATTGCTCAAGGCCGAACTTAAGGAAGCTGCCAAGCGATTACAGCAAAAGCGTCAAGAATATGGCCAGAATGAAGCTTTTGTATTTAATTTTATTAGTGAGCTCACCCTGCCAATTGTGGTACTTGATGCGCATCATCATGTGTATTTTGCCAATCAGGCCATGAATACAGTGTATCCAGAGCAGGTGTTACATGGTGCACATGCTAAAACACTGGAGCTTAAGTATGTGGATGAACAATGGCAGCATACGCAGCACATCTCTCGATTTAGCATTGCGGCTCATAAACTATATCGGGGGCAGCGAGCCTATCAATTATTGGTGTTTTTCTCGGTGGAGCAAGCGCTGCGAGATAATGAAAAGCAGGTATGGCAAAAGCTACTATCGGTGCTTAACCATGAAGTGCGAAACGCCTTAACTCCGGTCTACTCAATGGCGCAATCCCTACAACAAGATGGCAATATCATTTCACCTGAGATGCAGCAAACTATGCTCGGGGTAATAGAAAACCGTGCCGCACATTTACAGCAATTTGTTGCAAACTACGCACAAGTAGCGCAGCTTCCACCCGTTGATATGCAAAACATTGAGGTAGAGTTGCTGGTATCGCGCTGGCAAGCTTTATTTCCCAGTGTTGAGATAAAGGCGCTTAATAAAGGCTTGGTTTATTGTGATGAAGCTCAGCTAACGCAGGCTATGATCAACCTTGTCAATAATGCTGAGCAAGCAAATCAATCTGCGGGGAATGATGGCGTAACACTAACCATAGATAGACCAAAAAATTGGCGCTTTACCCTAGAAGATAACGGCGCTGGTATCGCCAATCCAGATAACCTTTTTGTACCTTTTTATTCCACTAAACCAAAGGGCTCGGGTATCGGCTTGGTGTTGAGCCGGGAGCTTATTCGTAATCAGCAAGGGGAATTGCATTTAGCGAATTTGCCGCACAGTAAAGGGGCTCAAGCTGTGGTTACTTTGCTTTCACGTTAATAATAAGTGGTGATAACTTGGCCGTTATCACCACTTGGCAGGTCTAATTGTTGAGTGTTTTTTTAATGAACAAACCCGCCATAGAGATATCGGTAGAATGTGTCATGGGCGCATTCTCAAGTCCCACAGCGCTTAACACGCCATTTTGAATGGTTAAATCTTGGAAACTGGCGGAGCGTGCTGTGCTAGTGGTTTCAACAGCAATATCGGCTAGGTTTTCAAGGTTGATTTGCCCAATAAACGCCTTGCTATGTTCAACCCAGCTATTTGTGTCCACTTGTACACCACCAGTATGGCCGTACACAAATAATGTGCCGTTGCTGATCTTTACTCCACGTAGCACATCTTCTTTATCTAAGTCATACCAATAACGCTCGGCAGCCCTTTCACCATGGTAAACTTTTACTAAGCCAATATCCCATTCGCTTGAATATCTTGTTTTACCCGTTTTGCTGCGGCGTGCCGATACACCAACCAATACATTGTCTTGATGTACTTGAACATCCTCAACTAACGATGAGTCAGTATCACTGATAAATTGTTCATTGAGTTGTTCACCGTCTAAATTAAAGGTTTTTACAATCATGTGCATCGCACTTTGATCCGTGTTATCGGGTATCGCATGGTTGGTCGAAAACTTATGATTGTAGGCAGGAATTGCATCAGTACTAATATTTTGCACTGTGTATAAAAATCCGTTCTCAGAGAGCGCCATTTCAATTGCTTCAGAAGCACGCGAACTGTTAGCCCAGTAACGAATATCAATCAGCTTTTGCCACTTAAGTTGGAGGTTTACGTCGTATTTCGCAATCTTTTGACCTCCGTTGTTATAACTGACGTACAAGTTGTTGTCATGGCAGGAGAATTTTACATTGTTAAAGCGCCACCATGTAATGCTAGTTTGCGTGTATGGAATTTCACTCAATGGATTGTCTGTCGGAATAATAGTGAATGGCTTTTTAAGCCAAGCACTCTTATCAGCTGGTATATCATATTTAACGTCCATTGATAACGCCTTCATTTCAGCACTTTGTAGCAAAGTACCAGAGCCATCGTAGCGTTCAAGTTGTACACTGAACTGATCAGTATCTTCACGTTTAAATCGACCTATGACGTATTCTCCTGAGCCAAAAACACAGGCATCAACAAATCCTTCTTGCGTTTGTTCATATTGATAAGTTTGACCGTCTAGGTTCGTGATCGCATAAAAACCTTCTTTATTACCTAGTTCTTCAACACTTGATGTTTCTCCGAGCACTAATAGTTTGTCGTCTTTTAAGTTGAAGACGCGCTCCAAAGTCGTGGTGTAACCCAAGTCGCTCGAGTAAACATGATTGTTTTGGTCCAGTGCCGTGATATTGAGTTTGTTTTCTGTGGGAGAGGGTGGTGGCGTGACCGTTTTGGGTGGTGGTGCTTGGTCTTGTGAGTCAGTTGAAGAGCCACCGCAACCAGTTAGTAGGGTAATAGTTGCAACTGCAATAGTTAATCCTAAACGCATAGTAAAATCCTTTCAAAAGTGAATCAAAGAAGTAGAGATTACAAAATATACTAACTTAGGAACAAAATAGAGTTGTAAAAGAATGTTATCGTAGCGGGATTTTTTGTTATGGCAGTTTTTGTGAGTCAATTTCATCAACTTCGCAATATTTGAATATTTATCTTTCTCTGTACTTTGTAACCTCTCCATATAAGTAGTTTTACCTTGCCATGTTATGGCAACTGAGGATGAGTTTACATGAAAGATAAAAATCAATTGGGACTCGAGCAGCTCGCCGAGATGCCCATATTAGCGCTGTTTATTCGAACCTGTATTCCCATTTGTATCGGTTTACTCGTTGTGGGTTTATATGCCTTGGTCGACGGCTGGTTTATTAGTCGCTATGTATCAGAGATGGCATTTGGTGCCGTGGCCATGGTCTACCCGCTGCAAGTGTTAATGATAGCGCTAACCGCTATGGTATCTGCAGGCATGGCGGCCACAATGACAAGGTTAATCGGAGCAAAGCAAGTGGATAAAGCCACGGAGGTAATCGGTCATGGACTGATAATTGGCGGTATAGTTAGCGTGGTATTCTTAGTACTTGGTTGGCTTTATCCACTTGAACTTTTATCACTTTTGCAAGTGGAAGCGGTTTTTGTAAAGGATGCGCTTAGCTACATACAGCCGTTATATCTTTGTGCCATTACCGGAGTTTTATTACCTATTGTGGCTGATATGTTTCGTGGTCAGGGTAAACCGCAGTTGATGATGTTGTTGTTATTAGTCTCCGCTGTGCTCAATATACTGCTTGATTACCTATTTATCGAGCAATTTGGTTTGGGGGTTGCAGGTGCGGCATATGCGACAATTGCAGCTCAATTGGGGGCTTTGGTTATGGCGCTTCAGCTCAAAAGAAAGCGTACTGACTTGCTTGCGGTTAAGGTGTGCTGGAAACCTCGAGCTTGGCTACCGATCCTCGCAATCGGTATGCCTATCTTGATCACGCAATTTTGCCTTGGCGTGCAAACTGCGGTGGTTAACTGGCAGCTGTTGTCTTTTGCAAACGAAAATTGGGTAGTGGCCCACGGCATGCTAGGACGTATTATTAATTTCGCAATTCTACCCGCGATTGCAATGTTGATCGCATTTCAAACTATTGTCGGCTATAACTTAGCGGCAGGACATAGTGGACGAGTAAAAGCGTGTACGCGCGTTGCTTTTTTGGGTATGACAGGATTTGCGCTGTTATTGACGTTAGGATTGATGGGACTGCCAAGACTATGGTTGAGCTTATTTACCGAAGCGAGTGAATTTCTCGAAATAGG
This portion of the Pseudoalteromonas sp. GCY genome encodes:
- a CDS encoding ABC transporter permease encodes the protein MGFLQLRRQLGLAIKSLLQVPNFCITLVLTLALALSCFFVALSLFSGFFIKPLEIENESRFVVVEQKNVYQDRASEGLQSFQNMLNWYQAPSMYEKRALISSFSDVVENLAGKPKLTLTFASSDYFSMVKMPLALGRYLTPTKSISQKNPEVIISYKLWQQYFNGDDSVLGESLRIVGRLYTIVGVAARTHVDPYFLSEGNGALWLSFSEDERFFGDQRGEYHPWSSRLNNLKLLAILPANSGQDILAEQLYQNVQLHQSEWKSADEALLDIEPIVRSYREVELAGHDKLAIIVLLSVSCLVLIAIFNVSNLFISRAHTIQQQLALQAMLGAKRKLLFRGILLEALLLVSSAVLVGLFIAAWELRLVKSLTSGYLPLIDTLTLDTTVLLSAILTVLLLALLFAFVTSRMIDFSQLKQSMQSSGKGSVKAVRIATTKTLVAVQLFFTTVLVLGATLVLCKSADTLLRPLGTKLDNMYSVMLHIPADPTPFPARYANIEGFKLALTNIPGVLGVAHGESPLQSDVSVVAMQDMAGEWTPSMVRGNVGPDYFALTGLELVAGRTFSEAAIRGEKEEAIVSLAAAQALKPGGDVIGATYFIFNPDVPAEIVGISKNFNHPKRHHELQGKTVWLPALPLGYPFMIEMEPGASLTRAQIQNAISTVNGQAGIWRFSNLKKTYQSITYLERLTLLLSFALCGFCLLLSGVGIYGVLNYSFQQRRYEFGMRMALGAKRHRLYRLLLSDTIAPMLVAMLAAIMVVAGFYMSISSDWLLAKSSWLLVVIVTMLAFALATAIYPMKQLINSTPMRALKH
- a CDS encoding sensor histidine kinase; amino-acid sequence: MAKLASLEHKLLVGFAIPIITLAMLALGMICYFELTLLSAITLLLGVMIPSVFALSYGYQVVMQVLENLAVQLDGVTNEEFGVWQLAQYRKGRVELLKAELKEAAKRLQQKRQEYGQNEAFVFNFISELTLPIVVLDAHHHVYFANQAMNTVYPEQVLHGAHAKTLELKYVDEQWQHTQHISRFSIAAHKLYRGQRAYQLLVFFSVEQALRDNEKQVWQKLLSVLNHEVRNALTPVYSMAQSLQQDGNIISPEMQQTMLGVIENRAAHLQQFVANYAQVAQLPPVDMQNIEVELLVSRWQALFPSVEIKALNKGLVYCDEAQLTQAMINLVNNAEQANQSAGNDGVTLTIDRPKNWRFTLEDNGAGIANPDNLFVPFYSTKPKGSGIGLVLSRELIRNQQGELHLANLPHSKGAQAVVTLLSR
- a CDS encoding sigma-54-dependent transcriptional regulator, with product MTPVLIIDDNPDVRMSATIVLQSHGFMSLEAAHPDEAKAMLSEQPVALILLDMNFNRDTTSGKEGLQFLSWLRQTQISVPVVVITAWAKVELAVQAMQLGACDLIEKPWQNQRLLNTVRRYTKSAEALSSAHELHAGNNATSQLFQQAQRVAKTNANVLILGENGCGKSQLAKYIHDNSGRSEHAFVSVNMAAIPTELFESELFGHRKGAFTDAKANRTGRFEMAENGTLFLDEIGSLPLPLQGKLLRVLETGEYEVVGDSETRRSNARIVSATNTDLSEAINAGQFRQDLFYRLNTVVLKVPPLRARLAELPSLAAHFLAKHTQRHGNDTGRERTLTTAALNKLLSYSWPGNIRELSHVIERAVILGLQPEITADDIELEEGVPEQEIPLLSLEEAEKRMIARAIRHFGGNVVAAGEFLGLSKSAIYRRLEKHDISPKAELDG
- a CDS encoding ABC transporter ATP-binding protein, translated to MDKTILALHQVSKVFFGEDVETHAISNINLEIKQGDYVAITGPSGSGKSTLLSILGLLDEITSGSYRIQDIETSTLDADTQAELRNLHIGFVFQSFNLLDGLTVFDNVVLPLQYREPALATDEIERRVMGALKQVEMSHRAKHKPNQLSGGQQQRVAIARALAGEPSILLVDEPTGNLDSKNGDAVMALLGELNRQGTTICMVTHDIRYAGYAKRQIQLLDGVQVSSSVAKRDICTAEVV
- a CDS encoding MBL fold metallo-hydrolase, producing the protein MRSIMAFILLGLIVAQPACSGEFELLYQSDTAKVVRDKSYGTNIGIFATKRGVVIIDPTAEDTNLPKLNDLIQNSFQTEKKYLLNTHSHSDHTGGNAFFQQQGFTLIESPQGLKELGVIKHTQAVSHTANDNIFFHPTSNILFTGDIYTTNWHPTFYAGGLTGFNEAVDLLLSIGDQNTLIVPGHGKPTTKRELEQHRIQTFALVERVKILNQAGKSVEQIKSDAKIKRLLAQFNLEGRQPFLPERALTRFIERTITVLGQANKA
- a CDS encoding efflux RND transporter periplasmic adaptor subunit yields the protein MDIHTSLAKTAKKPFRRWWLSTTLILLAAMGVWIVPHDQQIDAEKLKFATVQSGSIQFSVKGYGRLRSKISREITTAFAAQVETVLHLPGSRVEPDTVILQLTNPELTQQLHRERLVLARQKANVEALRLSQESERLVLKGQNTLLSSELENAKLREQAERQLVTQGIVSSLDHQRSILTVAQLSERVKLAQQQLSQTSALHKQRIEIELELLKEYELSYQVALQAVEQLQVTAGISGMLQQVHASQGQAITRGQALAVVGSERTLVADLLVPEREASEIILGQRAVVDTFVGKVEAKVSRIVPIVQDGRIAIELALLGELPSNARPLLTVEGQIFTAKKTVALSLIKPPRATPQSQSQLFVLDKQNNMLIKKSFKFGKLAGNAIEVLEGGVSGERVVVSEMSDYQHLEKITIKSLNR
- a CDS encoding MATE family efflux transporter — its product is MKDKNQLGLEQLAEMPILALFIRTCIPICIGLLVVGLYALVDGWFISRYVSEMAFGAVAMVYPLQVLMIALTAMVSAGMAATMTRLIGAKQVDKATEVIGHGLIIGGIVSVVFLVLGWLYPLELLSLLQVEAVFVKDALSYIQPLYLCAITGVLLPIVADMFRGQGKPQLMMLLLLVSAVLNILLDYLFIEQFGLGVAGAAYATIAAQLGALVMALQLKRKRTDLLAVKVCWKPRAWLPILAIGMPILITQFCLGVQTAVVNWQLLSFANENWVVAHGMLGRIINFAILPAIAMLIAFQTIVGYNLAAGHSGRVKACTRVAFLGMTGFALLLTLGLMGLPRLWLSLFTEASEFLEIGERVFRSALWGMPLFGVVILASGFYQAKGDAKRACFYSALKVVFILVPLIVIAPHYFGLNGVFMALVGADFIAAGLTLILCWRHYQQAKSQSGEIQLASIN